The Psychrobacillus sp. FSL K6-2836 nucleotide sequence TAACTGCATATATTGATCAAATTTGGTCCTTAACTCTGGATTACTATCGAAATTATATTGAGCGCTAGATATTTTCTGGGAAAAAGTATCTACATCATGTAACTTTGATTGAATCATATTGTTAATGGAAATATTTAATAAGTTTAAGTTTTCCTCTATTCCATCCAATATTTCATTTACAACTGATTCTTTTGCGGTTGAATAAGAAAGATATCCTATAAAAATTCCTGGAATCATTAAGACTAACAAAAAAGAAACAAACAATTTTACTTTTAAATTTCTGAACGCTTGGAAGAATTTTTTCATGTAACTTGCCTCTCATTTCGCTTTAATAAGCACAATATCCTATTATTTAATAGAAAAATGTACACCAGGTATTACTTTACTACTTAATAAGGCGAGATAGTTTGACAACTTTGTGTACAATACATGAAATAATAATAATAATGTTATTTTTCATTAGAAACTGTAGTAAATACAACATTAACCATTAGCAATAGTAATATTTATAAAAATAGTCCTAATGATGATTCTTCAAAACTCTTATTGTTATACTTTGGTTGACTTTTGTTCCAATGTGCCTTCTTTTTTTAATCGTTAAACTACATGAAAAACGAGTAAGTTAGTATGTTAATCGGTGGAGGATTTTCAAGCGAGGGAATGTAATGAAAGGAATTGCATTAGCAGGAGCTTATCAAGTACTGGAGGAAACGGGTATCAATTCGAACACGTCAGAAACTAGTATAGGTATTAAGAACAAGAACACATAGACTTCTTGTTCTTATTTATACATATTTTCTTTATCTTCCCGTAATTACATTTAAAGTTTCGACCAAATGTAGATTCATAACATCTACTGATTCTTCAAAGTCATTTCTATACCATTCAATAATTAATCCTATGATTGCATTTGTCATAAAGGAATATACGAATTTTTTAGATTCATCATATTTTCCAATTTTACTATCCTCAATGAAATTCGAACGGATTGCATCGAAAAACATATAATAGTAAGTAGTCGATACATTATCTGATAAAATAATGCGATAGAAATCTTCATACTTTTTGACATGATGAAAAATACGAACTGTTTTAGGATCCAAGTTTTTATAAGCTGAAGTTTTTAATTGTAGGGCGGAAATATGTTTGTATGGCTCTTTATAGGATTCTTCTAAATCTCCAATTACCTCTTCAAAAAACTCCTTAAAAACATCACCAACCTCTTCATAGTGAAAGTAAAAGGTTCCTCTGTTTATATCTGCTTCCCGACAAAGCTCAGACACCTTGATGTCTGTTAAAAGCTTATCTTTCAATAAATGAGTTAAGGCTTGATAGATAGCTTTCTTCGTCTTTATAACTCGTAAATCATTTTTCTTCAAGAATATCTCTCCTTTATCGAACAATTATATCGATAGTTGTTTAATATTATACAATAATTGTGAAAACTGTTGATTGAATACGTTTACATTTCAATCTATACTGTTATTGTACAACTGTCTGATAAAGTGAACCGGAATAAAACTTGAGGAGGAAATAATTATGAGATTACAAGACAAAGTAGCTATCGTTACAGGCGCAGCTTCTGGGATGGGAAAAGCAATCGCTGAAGCTTATGCAAAACAAGGTGCAAAGGTCGTTGTTTCCGACTACAACTTAGAAGGTGCAGAAACTGTAGCAGCAGCTATTAAAGCAGCTGGCGGAGAAGCAATTGCTAACCGCACAAATGTGGCAGAACTTGCAGATTTAGAAAACTTATTTACTGAAACAAAAGCAGCATTTGGTAAATTAGATATTTTAGTAAACAACGCTGGGATCATGGATGGAATGGAGCCTGTTGGTGAAATTTCAGATGAGAAATGGGATCGCTTATTTGCAGTAAATACTACAGGTGTTATGCGTGCAATGCGTATCGCAACTAACATTTTCTTAGAACAAGGGCACGGAGTTTTTGTTAATAACATCTCTGCAGGTGGGCTACGTGGTGCTCGTGCTGGTGTAGCATACACAGCATCTAAACACGCTGTTACAGGTTTAACTAAAAATACAGCTTATATGTACGCAAACTCTGGAATCCGTTGTAACGGAATTGCTCCAGGTGGCGTAATGACAAATATTCAAGCTTCTATGACTAGCCTTTCTGAATTTGGCATGGGTCGTCAGCAAACTGGTAGTGGGACAATGCCACGTGTTGGTCAACCGGAAGAAATTGCACAACTTGCAGTATTCTTAGGTTCCGACGAGTCAAGTTTTGTTAATGGACAAATTATTGCTGCTGATGCTGGTTGGACTGCTTACTAATACTTCTTAAAAAGCAAGACTGAACTATAAAAATAAGAACTTAATACGAGGCTGGGCCAGAACCCCAAAACAGCATTTTTCTCTGTGAGAAAAATGCTGTTTTTTTGCTGTGCACAAAATTGATTTCCATTCCAGGGACGCTTTCCACGGGCGTGGTCTGAGCCTGTAGTCTCAGGCGTCACGCTATTCCCGTAGGGTCGCCCCTCCATTTCAATCAATTTTATTAAATAGCCATTATTTAGTAAATGTTTCTCCTTATCCAATAAAATTTCTACTTCTGTCCCAGTCTCTTTTTTGTTTTATTTGAATTTTGGACTGTTCTTTTCGCATACAATGTGGAGGAAGTTTCACCTCCAGTAACGAATCTAAAGGAAAGGGGAGTGTTTGTTTTTATGTGGAGTAAAATTATTGGGGTTTTAATAGGGGTTATGGGCATTATTTATATTTTCTTCATACCAAGTGATCCTGTTGCAACAAAGATTGTTTTTAAGCTTATTCCGATGCTGCTTATTATATTGTTTGCATTTCTACAACCTGCCGGAGAATCTAGAAAGTACAAGCCCCTTATACTAATCGGGCTTACGGTATGTATGCTAGCTGATGGTTTAATTTATTGGTTTATAGTCGGACTTATCACATTTTTAATCGGGCATATTTGGTATATCTTTGCGTTTAGGCAAATCCAACATAATTCCCTTCCAAAATGGGCTATTGTATTACTACTAGCTTACGGGTTTGCAATGGTTATTTGGCTATCAGGAACTCTTTGGTCTCAAGGCGATACAGTATTGGCTTTTGCAGTTATTATTTATATAGCAGTTATTCTCATGATGGGGTGGAACGCTTTTCAAACCGCCAATAAGTTTGCCATTATCGGTGCTCTTTTATTTATCTTCTCCGATTCCACACTCGCTATTAATAAATTTATAGTAGATATTCCTTTCTCAGACGCACTTATTATGATTTCTTATTACGGAGCTCAGTTTATGTTTGCTCTTAGCATTAATTATTCCGCAACTCGAAAGAATCTGTTAAAATAAAAGTAAGCTTTACAAATCGAAAGGAGATATAATCTCATGAAAGAAACTTTAATCGAACGTTTAGTTCGCTACGCAAAAATAGATACACAATCCGATGCTTCTAGTACAGCCTGCCCATCTACTGAAGGACAATGGGATTTACTTCATGAGCTTCAAAAAGAATTAGCCACTGTTGGTTTAGAGGAAATTACTTTAGATGAAAATGGATACCTTTTCGCTACTTTACCTGCTAATACAGATAAGGAGATGCCGACAATCGGTTTCTTAGCACATGTTGATACGGCTACAGATTACACAGGGAAAAATGTAAACCCACAACGAATCGATAGCTATGATGGACAAAATATTACCCTAAATGAAAATACAATCATGACTGTTCAAGACTTTCCTGAATTAAAAAATTATGTCGGTCACACTTTGTTGACTACAGATGGTACTACGCTTCTAGGTGCAGATGATAAAGCCGGAATTGCCATCATTATGACTGCAATGGAATATTTCATTCAGCATCCAGAAGTAAAACATGGTAAAATTCGGGTAGCTTTCACACCGGACGAAGAAATTGGACGTGGACCACATAAATTTGATGTAGAAAAATTTGGAGCAAAATTTGCCTATACAATGGATGGTGGTCCATTAGGAGAATTACAATTTGAAAGCTTTAACGCAGCAGGTGCCAAGGTTGTTACAAACGGGAAAAGTGTGCACCCAGGTTCTGCAAAAGACAAAATGGTGAATTCTATTACGATGGCTACGAAGTTCCAATCCCATATGCCAACAGATGCTGTTCCTGAAAAGACGGACGGATATGAAGGCTTTAT carries:
- a CDS encoding TetR/AcrR family transcriptional regulator, whose translation is MKKNDLRVIKTKKAIYQALTHLLKDKLLTDIKVSELCREADINRGTFYFHYEEVGDVFKEFFEEVIGDLEESYKEPYKHISALQLKTSAYKNLDPKTVRIFHHVKKYEDFYRIILSDNVSTTYYYMFFDAIRSNFIEDSKIGKYDESKKFVYSFMTNAIIGLIIEWYRNDFEESVDVMNLHLVETLNVITGR
- a CDS encoding SDR family oxidoreductase translates to MRLQDKVAIVTGAASGMGKAIAEAYAKQGAKVVVSDYNLEGAETVAAAIKAAGGEAIANRTNVAELADLENLFTETKAAFGKLDILVNNAGIMDGMEPVGEISDEKWDRLFAVNTTGVMRAMRIATNIFLEQGHGVFVNNISAGGLRGARAGVAYTASKHAVTGLTKNTAYMYANSGIRCNGIAPGGVMTNIQASMTSLSEFGMGRQQTGSGTMPRVGQPEEIAQLAVFLGSDESSFVNGQIIAADAGWTAY
- a CDS encoding lysoplasmalogenase; protein product: MWSKIIGVLIGVMGIIYIFFIPSDPVATKIVFKLIPMLLIILFAFLQPAGESRKYKPLILIGLTVCMLADGLIYWFIVGLITFLIGHIWYIFAFRQIQHNSLPKWAIVLLLAYGFAMVIWLSGTLWSQGDTVLAFAVIIYIAVILMMGWNAFQTANKFAIIGALLFIFSDSTLAINKFIVDIPFSDALIMISYYGAQFMFALSINYSATRKNLLK
- the pepT gene encoding peptidase T, with protein sequence MKETLIERLVRYAKIDTQSDASSTACPSTEGQWDLLHELQKELATVGLEEITLDENGYLFATLPANTDKEMPTIGFLAHVDTATDYTGKNVNPQRIDSYDGQNITLNENTIMTVQDFPELKNYVGHTLLTTDGTTLLGADDKAGIAIIMTAMEYFIQHPEVKHGKIRVAFTPDEEIGRGPHKFDVEKFGAKFAYTMDGGPLGELQFESFNAAGAKVVTNGKSVHPGSAKDKMVNSITMATKFQSHMPTDAVPEKTDGYEGFIHLMNITGDTEKTELSYIIRDHDREKFEAKKQLFLDTADKIKAEYGENAISVELNDQYYNMGEKITPVMEIVNAAKDVMIALDIEPLIIPVRGGTDGSQLSYMGMPTPNVFTGGENYHGKYEFISVDVMEKSTEVVKGIILSFEKQA